The genomic segment AAACAAATAAAAATCCTGAGACAAAGAATTATGCTCATCAGGAACATGCAGCTTATAGGAATAGGAGCTATGGTTTCAGCTGCGTTTACCATGTATTTGATTTATAATGGTTTTACTCATTTGGTACACACCGTTTTTGGAATTAGCCTTATTATGATGCTGATATCTCTTACACTTTGTGCTGTGGAAGTATACTTATCAAATAAAGCTTTATTAATTCTCCTTAAGGATATTGAACAT from the Sporocytophaga myxococcoides genome contains:
- a CDS encoding DUF2721 domain-containing protein; this translates as MNDLTLTTPALLFPTISLLLLAYTNRYIAISNRIRALHSQYSSEQSDVIIKQIKILRQRIMLIRNMQLIGIGAMVSAAFTMYLIYNGFTHLVHTVFGISLIMMLISLTLCAVEVYLSNKALLILLKDIEHLVR